GAAAATCAATCTAAAAATACAGTAATAATCAGTCAATTAAATTCtgtaaatttcataatatttgatataggtgaccaaacatttatataataaccataatataataaaaaaacaaatatcaatcatattatggtgatataaaaattataacattaaataaattatgtggCGGCACAACCAAGCCAATAATTATAGTGTAATTAGCAAAAGGTTTATTAACGAGGCGACATACCGCCCGCAttaataaagataaataataataattaaaacagccactataaaattattaataataatataggcggtatacCGGCCATTATTGCAGCGTAAATATgatacatataaataatataggcggtatacCGGCCATTATAGCTgagtaaatatgataaatataaattttactgaatcgcagagtgatcgtgctgataacgtgttataaaataacttataattttatagtatcggaaaatttaaataagggcaaaattttatacctgcaggaagaagataacactgataatGAAAGAGAATGTGTTATAAGAGGAAGAAGGAATGGTGTGTTTACAATTGATcgaaacgatcgtttatatagaaatgAAAAAGTAAAGTTATTGTGCATGCATAGTGACGGTGGGCTCCACATGTTTAACGTTCGCACATAATGTCAATGTTTTCGGTGCAGCAAACATTGACATCTTCGTTCCATCACGTTTATAACAATGATTACATAATTTACTCTAATATATTCTAAGGGGTACTTTGGACGGTTCAAATCCCGTTTCCGGAGTGGATTAACTTCGTTGACTTTGAGGAAATTCAAggtctatttttttatcaaccaaagcttttataaattatagaaGTTTAAGACGAGGGCATGATGAATTTTTATTACAGAAAGCAGATTTTGTCGCAAGATCTGCTGGTCCATTAAGCTTCTTTGGAGTGAAAGTGAagaaaaaacagaaagaaaagcGTGATGATAAGGTTTCGATATCCGAAAGAACTCCGTGAAGATCCTTCGGTTTTGAGATCGAAACTATGGCTCCAATGAGCACAAGGGAGTCTGAACGAATCTAGATGTTGGTGTAGCCAAGATGAATGGCATGGGAGAGTGATGCTTGTACCGCTAAGCCTTCTGCAAGAAGGGCCGAAGCGACATGCAATTGCGATTGGAAGCCTTCAAAGGGAGGTTTGTCGTGATTTGTGAAGATCCATCCAAGCCATGCACGTTTTGTTGCCTAATTAGATAATTAGGGACTATAATGTCTCATTGTACGGTGCTTCTGATTTCTTGATCGGTTTGTGTTGCACTGGATGAGTTGATAGATATAACCCATAAATATGGTTTGAAGGTCTTGATCGATGAAGGTTCATATGGAATATTGTTTTACGATTTTCTCAAAGGCGTTAAGGCAGCTGCCATCAAGAAACTTGACTCTAGTAAGCAGCCAGATCAAGAATTTCTTTCCGAGTTATATACTATACTATAAAGCACGTCATTATTGCTTTTCTTTATCCTATTGTTAAATTGCAGCATAAAAGGTGAAACTTACTTTGGGTATAACTTAGAAGACTAGTTTTCTCTGTTGAGATTAGAATCAATGTAGCGAAAAAAACAAGTTCTGATTTACCCTTTTCTTTGAAATGCAAAAGCTCAAGCAATAGTTGTTGTCCTCATTCTTCATGACAATTGGTTCTGGTTTTGTATTTGTTATAAGATGGATGATCAGCTACTCTTTGTGCAATATGAGGCAAATTTTAGACCAAACATGAGCATTGTATTTGTGGTGATGCACTTCAAACTCTCTTCACTCTGTCCCACCGACTCCACATTATTGATAAAAGATAATCCTAATCACTCTGCTTCTCTACTTCATGATGATTAGTCAAAAGTgtagtcattttttttttgtatgtgtaAATTTCTGGGAATATTAGGTTCTTATTCCTACATATAACCTTTATACAATAAACTCTTCAATCAAGTCCCCACTTTTGAAGAGCTATGTATGTATGTCTCTACTCTCTGGATGTAGTTTCCGAGTggcaagacaaaaaaaaaacaaatcttgtTTGTTTATCGTTAACTTATATGATATCACAGATCATACGAATAAGATGCTACCAAATACAAAATTTGATGCCCCCTTAGTAACAATTTTATGGTGTTAATTCATCATTTTCCTAATTAGAAAATTAGGGAAACACGATTATCGTAAGCAGATttgggcaaaaaaaaaacgaatccaATAAAATGAACCGAATCATATCCGAagttaaatatccgaacgagtTCAAAACTTCggtatttagagaaccgaagatccgaatcaaaatattttgggtatccgaatatatttgaatcaaatttatatacttaaatatattagttatttttagatctaatatccaaaatatataagatattttgaagttgtccaaaatacttgaaaatatatatataaatagttaaaagtaaatatctagAATGgttaaataatattcaaaataccaaaaatacttaaaataatttattaattctccatccaaatattcaagctaaacaaattttatgttaagtttatgTATTTTGATCTGTACCCGAATCTGAAACGAATCCGCAAATATTCAAACGGAAACTGAACCTAAACCTAAATAAATACCCgaattgaataaaatatttaagccgAGAAATCTGAAATCTAAATAAACCGAGACTGATTCCGAAAGGATACTAAAATGACTACTCCTAATTCGTAAAGTATCAAATGTCCATGATATTATGGGGCCCATTCACCCCCAAATATTTCATAACGAAATGAAATGAAGGATTCATCTCCACCGTTATTTGGTTAAATCTATTTAATTCTTGTTATTAATTAACTCGgtaaaatatagtattattattagTTGTAAATCTCTCCTCTTGTTGCCAAGAGATATATGCAAACAGTAGCTTCTCTCCTCCACCTCTGACAAACTTCTACGTCCCTTCCCTTCCGTTCCcttcaattaataataaatcttcttcttcactgaTTCGCCGTCTCCCTTCAATCACTCACTCTCTTCGCAATCCTcggtaaaatatattattattaatttcatcGCTCTCCTGATCTTTGGCTGATGTTAAACTAGATTCGCGCTTGTGTTCCAAGGCCGAGATTCGCATTTTCTCGGCTTCTCATATCGAGGTATTGCTACGAATCTCCTCGGATCTGATTGCGTTTTAGTGAGATGGTGCtttatactctttttttttttttttttttttgatgatgtCAGCATTGTGAGTATTGAACAACTGTATTGAGTGACTGTCGCACTCACAAGTAGCAGACGGCGATTTAGAGAAGATGGTAAACAAGACGCTTTTGCTAACATACAGCTACTTACTCATCTACATTCTACTCTCTTCTGGAGTCATTCTCTACAACAAGGTCATCTCTGAAACTATATAATTTGAGAGATTTGGATTGTCTTTTCATTCTGAGACTTGACTATGGATTTGATTTTTGGCAGTGGGTTCTATCTCCCAAATACTTCAACTTCCCCCTTCCTATAACATTGACTATGATCCACATGGGCTTTTCTGGGCTTGTCGCCTTCCTTCTTATTCGAGTTTTCAAGGTATTATTATTCTTATCTCTTAGTACAGCATGAGGGCatgtgttatatatatgtttttagtaTGCGGAAGCGGAATCCTCAAGTAATAAAGTACCCTTCTTCCTCTTGTATAATGTAGGTTGTCTCTCCTGTTAAAATGACATTCGAAATGTAAGCCCCTTTTTTACTCCATTTCTTATGTAGtttccctctttttttttttttttttaacataatttcTTGGATTCCAGATACGTAACCTGTGTGGTACCTATAAGCGCATTCTTTGCGTCCAGCCTTTGGTAAGTCTTTTCTTCCATATACAGCGGGGCGTAGTAGGTTTATAGATGCCATTGCTTGTCATACCTGCTGTCTCCCTTTTTCACAGGTTTGGCAATACTGCATATTTGCACATTTCAGTTGCCTTCATTCAGATGCTCAAAGCACTAagtatacacacacacacactcaaCTCCCTTTGGCTCAAAATCTACATTTGTATAACCATGTTGCAAAGCTTTTTTTAAAACGTGCATGTTTTATGACAGTGCCGGTAGCAACATTTATCATGGCCGTTGTTTGTGGAACTGACAAAGCAAGGTGTGACGTCTTCTTGAACATGCTGCTGGTCAGTGTTGGAGTTGTGGTTTCCTCCTATGGGGAAATTAATTTCAACATTATCGGGACGGTCTACCAGGTCACGGGCATCTTTGCTGAAGCACTTAGACTGGTGCTAACTCAAGTTCTTCTTCAGAAAAAGGGCCTGACATTAAACCCTGTCACCAGCTTATACTATATAGCCCCCTGCAGGTAATACTTACTGTGACCTGATTTGGCCTCCACTgtacattaaacatctaatcTTCTTCTTGCATTTTGTGCAGCTTTGTTTTCCTGTCCTTGCCTTGGTATGTACTGGAGAAACCCAGCATAGAAGTGTCGCAGATACAATTCAACTTCTGGATCTTTTTCTCAAACGCTCTATGCGCACTTGCCTTAAACTTCTCCATATTCTTAGTAATCGGAAGAACAGGAGCAGTAACCATCAGGGTTGCTGGCGTTCTCAAAGACTGGATCCTCATAGCCCTCTCCACTGTCATATTCCCTGAGTCCACAATCACTGGTCTCAACATTATCGGATACGCAATAGGTTTGTTACTTCCTTTTCGTTACAAATTGGACAAGGCTATTATTATTAAGTTCTCATGTGCAttgtttcatttctttttaatgATGCAGCACTCTGTGGGGTTGTAATGTACaattacataaaaattaaagaTGTGAAAGCGGCTCAACCAATCACTGATAGCCTCCCAGATCGAATCACCAAGGTATAGCCAGTTAATCTGTCTCCTCCTCATAAGCATCACCTATCACTATTTACTCATAATGACTGTGAGCAGGATTGGAAGGCGAAGAGCTCGTCGGATGGAGAGAGCCCCAGAGGAATAGAGCTTATTGATGAGGAAGCTCCTTTGATAACGTCGCGCTTGTCGCATATCGGGCGGACTCAGCTTGGAACCCACACTGCCGTCTGAGCAACGTACAGATGGGAATGAGGCCAGTATGTTGTGTCTTTCTTTTGGAACccaatctttttttcttaatagaaTTTATGTCGGTTATTATTACTTAACAATATTTAGTTCTTATGAAAAAACGAAACGCAATTGCCAAAATTATTTGTAGGGTCTCCGAGTTGagagttataaatgtttttcacCAGACACATTAGCTCGGGACCCGCTTGGTCTTTATGATACAGACAGTTCTGACTTCTGAGCGTGTGCAGTTGATCCCTGtttagatttgtttttcttttcttctttttatatcaGTTTGTATACTATTCACGTCTTAAAGAGATAACTACTGGAAAAGAAACACTGATGAGTGTTATCTAAACACTGATGAGTGTTATCTAGAGATCATAGCACCACAGACTCTAGTGTTACATGCTTGTTTATGTAACCTACCTGCTTAGAGCATTCAATAGTCTCGTCCATCCTTTTCATCGACAAGTTATTGGTTTGACATTGCTTTATATTAAGGACAAATAAAACAAGTCATACTCCACTAGAAGCTTATTGGCACATCAAGCTCAATTAGAAGCTGAAATTAACAGTAATTACTACTGAAACACTTCAAATGATTATTAGTCCATAGTGGACGCTCAACTGTCGTACTTTGACGGTGTAGATTTTTAGAAGAATAGGGTTGTGGTTGATACTTTTGGTCTCCAGCAGGAGTCATTTCGTGAGAGTGGGGGACTTGGCCTCAACCGTCTAGGGGCCTGAAACAAGGTCCTTGTGCAAAAGCTCATTTGGTTATACTCTTAACTTCATATGGTTCGTTATGGCTATTGTGGGTGACCATCTTATAGGTTCTCAAAAGTTTTGTGCTCTCCAACCTATGCAAGATAGTAGTTGGATATGGAAACACTTCTGCAAGCTTAGAATTATGGCAAGACCATTTGTGTGTGTCTGAGGTGAGTTTGGGTATGACGGCTAGTTTTTGGCATCGCTGTTGGACAACTCTTGGTCCCCTTATTGAGATCACTGATCAGGATAGTCGTAAAGTCTCTGGCTTGGCTTATTCGATGGTAATGGGGAAGCATTTGTTAAAGGTCGGTGGTGGTAAGTACCTCCATGATTTTCTTTTCCAAATCTTACTTCTTTACAATTCTAGTTATCCAGAGTTCCCTTTGTTTAAGGTAACAAGGCATGAAATCCAAAGCAAGAAAGCAATGTGGAAGATGTATGAGCAATATCCTCATGTCATTTTTGATGACTTTACAAGCCTGGTATTTCTGTACAGCCGATTCTCTTCCTTCTTtagataaaatttgaaaaagagtTGATTTCCACTGTTTTACATGTTGATATTTTGGCAGATGGGTAAAAGAGTTGGGAACATTTAAAACACACACGTTCCTGGTTCCAAAACTGGATGCAAGACGTAGGTTACGAATGGTGACCAAGGAATGACGAGGAACGATGCATTACCTAACGTTcctaaaaaaaatcaccattcacaatgaataatttttttctctcaTTCTCTTTCATTCCTTTTTCTGtaaagaaataaagaacaaagtCATTCTTTCTAAAATTTGAGAAAGAACACTAGttccttttcattcctgctATTTTATTCCTCTACATTTCTTTCCTATttattcttcttgtttccaGAATCACCAGTCAGAATTCCATTAACTTTAGAAAGTTACCGATTTGGGATACATGATTAGGAAACAAAGCCAGCAGGAACAAACATGTCCTCTGGAGCCAAAAGCCAACAAAATTCAAGAATTCTTTGGAACCAAACATAAGCTATAAACACTAAAGGATGAAAGCATAGACTGTTGGAACCTAGAATCAATTTAACAAGAAGCCCAAGCAAACAGATCCACCCAGGAATATTGTAGTCTACTCcctagatttttttgttttgtatatatatttatatttaaactaaggCATGCAGAAAAAATGCAGATAGAATGCAGATTATTTAAATACAGATGAGACTGCATTTTTTGTCCATTCATAATTTTAGtagcaaaaccaaaaaaaaagaaaaaaaaataaattgaccTGCATGcagatagatatttttttttgaacaactgaaAGGGTTCACTAATTAAAGAAAGGGCTTTAAAAGTTCAAAGGGTTCATACAAAGACAAGCCTTAGCCAAAGAGTCTGCAGGCCCGTTTAGGGTTCTTGagataaatgaaaacaaaacagaaagaaACTTAGACGAAATCATCGAATAAACATCCGATAAAATACCGTAGAGCTCTATCGATAGGAGATTCGAGTTGATGGCTGTGATCAGCCCTTGGGAATCTGAGCGGAGCCAGATACGTTTGTAGTGGTGGGCAGAGGCATGCAAGAGGGCTTCCCTTATCGCCAAGGCCTCAGCCATAAGAGGAGACGAAACGACGGTTTGCAGGAAGGAACCTCTGGATATTTCGGTTGAGTCGGGGGTTGGAGAAGATCCAGGCGAGCCCGGTGACTTTATGGTCTTTGTTCCAAGCTGCACCTGTGTGGCAGATGATAGTATCGATCGTCGGCGTCGGGGCCAAGCGAGGCGTCGCTTTGTTATGAGTTGGCTTGGGTATGATCGCTTGAGCAAATTCCCATTCCTTGCACGACACAATTTCTTTGTTAACTAATTGTTGTTGTGACAGGGTCTTGGATTCGAAGATCAATTTGTTACGGCTCAGCCATAGGCCCCGGCAGATAGATCGAGGGGAAGATGTTGGAGGTGATACCCACTGGCAGTAGGTTGAGTCGCCGGCGAGAGGTCTGGAGTTCCTCTTGAAAGGAGGTGCAttgagatgagttgaagctGGCTGTCCAAGGAGAGAGCTCCCAAACTTCGATAGCAGATTGATATTTGGTTATAAATAATTGTTCTGCATGTATAAGAGAAGAAGGAGCTGGCGTAACAGATTACAGATCTTCAATCATGTGCTTTCACTTTCTTTTTCTATATTCTTTCtcttaaactaaaattttcttaaaaatatattctattgAAATTCTTTAAACTgatctattctttttttttttgatgaccaACTGATCTATTCTTTAAATATCATATTCTATAATATCTTCATagacaattatatatatatatataatttacatattatgatttttgtgtattatttatttggctgttagttttatataatataaaatatataactttactaaataatcacatataatATTCGGAAAactataaaaacataatttttatattttatttaattttaattgttgATAATATGTAACATAAATACAATAAttaatactctctctgtttcaatatagatgatgttaactttaactttattggaaactgTTCAACCAGTTAAATTTTACAGTCtcttttataattggttaactgattttaaaattctattttaaaatatttttttagagaaatgtaattttcttaatttttgtgcaCTACTAAAaaaacatcaagtattatgAAACAGAAGGAGTAGTAAGGAGTAGTTGTGAACAAAAGTTAAATgtcatattataatattttttaattataaaccaGTTAATGAATTCATGCATGTTATTGATAACTCGTATATTGATTgcaaatatttacaattttagatagttatttaagttttatttaatatctTTAGATAATGAAATATGgaataaaaatttacatttgTTTTGTATAGGCTTGTTTAGACTTATTcaattatatttatcttttataaaattttagcttatatttagttaatatatttatattttttataattttgtttcagTATGTAGTTAtagatattattttcttatcatgttaaaatatatgaccagtaaaaattatgtataattttttcaaaaagtaattaatatttttatataaataaatttagtgAATTCATGCACAatgaaaaatatcaaacatattttatgttcttacatattatcaTTGTTCCATAATGATAGATTTTTTGAAAgcacattaaaacaatataataaatataattataaaaagtaatatatatttagtttgtatattcattttttttttataacatcttATCTTTATTATTATCAAAAGAGGATTAAGAGAGTACATGAATCCAAACATACAACAAATACATTTTTAAGTAAAACATGATAATAGAAAAGTAATAACACGATGCTTCCTAACTCTTGTGCAGGATAGACTGATTCGCTAACTTTATCTATTTTTGTTCTCGGTCTTATATGATCTTGTGTTCGGCTATCATTTATTGTGATCCAACTCCTTTTATCACTTAACAGATCAGTGGGTGCGATCCATCTGTTACATCGCTGCCCATTCCATACACTCCCGCTCCAGGAGATAACATGATTTGTTGTAGTCTCTATCCATATCATAAATAATCCCTCAAACTGACAATGATAAGCACTTAACTCCATCGTCTCCCACTCCATGTCTTCACATAAACATGCCGTATTTCCTCTTGTTGTCAAATAGAGATTAAACACATCTCTCTGAATTAATGGAGTCACCATCGTCCATGTCAGAATGTCAAAATAACATGACGTACACAATCTTCTCCATGGCCATGGTGGTTTAAGATTCCTTTTTTTGTTCCATAGAACTAGTATTCCTTCCAaagaattttctggatggaaAAGACCACCATGTCTAACAAGCCATGGAAATACACGGACAATACAAAACCACCATGGTTTGATTGTTGGGAGATTGCACTCAACAATAATGGAGATAATAGACTCACCTATGAGGGAGAAAAAAGACTCGTCAAAGCTCTGATCCAAACCTCCTAACTGCCCAACGAACCAGTGGAGAAACAGAAAACTGTTTGTCCATGACGAAGACATTACGCGACGGCACCAGGAAGAGGAGAGATGGTGTGACGATAGATCATGTCGCTTGATTAAACTAAGCAACGACAATGAATTTATTTGAACTAAAAGCTTAAGAtacatataaacaataatata
This Brassica napus cultivar Da-Ae chromosome C6, Da-Ae, whole genome shotgun sequence DNA region includes the following protein-coding sequences:
- the LOC106402429 gene encoding probable sugar phosphate/phosphate translocator At1g48230 is translated as MVNKTLLLTYSYLLIYILLSSGVILYNKWVLSPKYFNFPLPITLTMIHMGFSGLVAFLLIRVFKVVSPVKMTFEIYVTCVVPISAFFASSLWFGNTAYLHISVAFIQMLKALMPVATFIMAVVCGTDKARCDVFLNMLLVSVGVVVSSYGEINFNIIGTVYQVTGIFAEALRLVLTQVLLQKKGLTLNPVTSLYYIAPCSFVFLSLPWYVLEKPSIEVSQIQFNFWIFFSNALCALALNFSIFLVIGRTGAVTIRVAGVLKDWILIALSTVIFPESTITGLNIIGYAIALCGVVMYNYIKIKDVKAAQPITDSLPDRITKDWKAKSSSDGESPRGIELIDEEAPLITSRLSHIGRTQLGTHTAV